In Hippocampus zosterae strain Florida chromosome 3, ASM2543408v3, whole genome shotgun sequence, a genomic segment contains:
- the znf423 gene encoding zinc finger protein 423 isoform X3, translated as MPDGCCDLGMATGGEEEGGAGLPYPCQFCDKSFSRLSYLKRHEQIHSDKLPFKCTFCSRLFKHKRSRDRHVKLHTGDKKYSCQECEAAFSRSDHLKIHLKTHSSSKPFKCSVCKRGFSSTSSLQSHMQAHRKNREHLSLRSEKDAGKKGTGGEIDLEQDLYMCDYCEETFSQTDELEKHVLTRHPQLSDRADLQCIHCPEIFLDEASLLTHIDAQHANRKHKCPVCLEQFPSVEDVYCHLDSHRQPDSSNHSAASPDPALGSVASMSSATPDSSASLERGSTPDSTLKPSQGSERGRRKGNDSGEEMGISLVHPGVGGGGNWAKVTYTCPYCSKRDFNSLAVLEIHLKTIHADKPQQSHTCQLCLDTLPTLYNLNEHVRKAHRSSGGTASPAAAAFPLLQFTNVTAFHCNYCPDMFGDINSLQEHIRVSHCLPGAIMAGSTTLEGNHAFFCNQCSMGFLTESSLTEHIQQTHCTSAVAGGAACGGAVAKLESPVLQSASQSFMEVYSCPYCTNSPIFGSLLKLTKHIKENHKNIPLANNKRQAKVADLSPTSSDVEISSPKRHRLGGDSTPSLGSNGDYPCNQCDMRFSSFEGFQAHLKSHLEMLLRRQSCPQCNKEDFESQEALLQHLTVHYMTTSTQYMCESCDKQFSSVDDLQKHLLDMHTFVLYHCTLCQEVFDSKVSIQVHLAVKHSNEKKLFRCTACAWDFRKETELQLHVKHSHVGQRSGLPGGLGAGLKPRKCIFCGETFGTEVELQCHITTHSKKFTCRFCGKSFHAISLLERHLREKHCIFDGGSVTGNGGGTESCSSQNGTPNGLTQSVKRGGGSTGGGSAGAAERTTVAPAEQADLPNMMLKNSVAGGGGETANNHEASGGEEELDNSEPMYACDICGAAYTMESLLQNHRLRDHNIRPGEDDAGSRKKKADFIKGNHKCNICSRTFFSETGLREHAQTHRGPAKHYMCPICGERFPSLLTLTEHKVTHSKSLDTGTCRICKMPLHSEEEFIEHCQMHPDLRNSLTGFRCVVCMQTVTSTLELKIHGTFHMQKLSTGSGLGGTGGGSGNGAGNGSSSSSPNGQLQHHKLYKCAFCLKEFKNKGELVKLDVNGLPYGLCASCMSRGTNGQSTNQGGALTPGDTQGEKPVSGLRCPECGVKFESLEDLESHVQTDHPEVSPETSSAGKKAEASPAPKKKTYQCIKCQMTFETEREIQIHVANHMIEEPTCRQEEGINHECKLCNQMFDSPAKLLCHLIEHSFEGMGGTFKCPVCFTVFVQANKLQQHIFAVHGQEDKIYDCSQCPQKFFFQTELQNHTLSQHAQ; from the exons ATGCCCGATGGCTGTTGCGACCTCGGCATGGCCACCGGCGGCGAGGAGGAAGGAGGTGCAGGTCTGCCATACCCATGTCAGTTCTGCGACAAGTCCTTCAG CCGGCTGAGCTACCTGAAGCGCCACGAGCAGATCCACAGTGACAAGCTGCCTTTCAAGTGCACCTTTTGCAGCCGTCTCTTTAAACACAAGAGGAGCAGAGATCGCCAtgtcaaactccacacag GAGATAAGAAGTATAGTTGCCAAGAGTGTGAAGCTGCGTTTTCCCGCTCTGACCATCTAAAGATCCATCTGAAGACACACAG CTCCAGCAAACCATTTAAGTGCAGCGTGTGCAAACGAGGCttctcctccacttcctcattgCAGAGCCACATGCAG GCGCACCGCAAGAACAGAGAGCACCTCTCGTTGAGGAGTGAGAAGGACGCAGGCAAAAAGGGAACTGGAGGAGAGATTGACCTGGAGCAGGACCTGTACATGTGTGATTACTGCGAGGAGACGTTCAGCCAAACGGATGAGCTGGAGAAACACGTCCTGACCAGGCACCCCCAGCTGTCCGACCGAGCCGACTTGCAGTGCATCCACTGCCCGGAGATCTTCCTCGACGAGGCCTCACTCCTCACTCATATTGACGCGCAGCATGCCAACCGCAAACACAA ATGTCCTGTTTGTTTAGAACAGTTCCCCTCTGTCGAGGATGTCTACTGCCACCTAGACAGCCACCGCCAGCCGGACTCTTCCAATCACAGTGCTGCCAGTCCTGACCCTGCGCTGGGGAGCGTTGCTTCAATGAGTTCCGCGACTCCAGATTCCAGTGCCAGCCTGGAGAGAGGATCCACCCCTGACTCCACCCTGAAGCCCAGCCAGGGCAGTGAACGAGGCCGCAGAAAAGGCAACGACAGCGGGGAAGAGATGGGAATAAGCTTGGTGCATCCAGGCGTAG gTGGAGGAGGAAACTGGGCTAAAGTGACATACACTTGCCCTTATTGCTCAAAGAGAGACTTCAATAGCCTGGCAGTGTTGGAGATCCATTTAAAAACCATCCATGCTGACAAACCGCAGCAGAGCCATACGTGTCAGCTCTGCCTGGACACACTGCCGACTCTCTACAATCTCAATGAGCATGTGCGCAAAGCTCACCGCTCCAGCGGAGGAACCGCAAGCCCGGCGGCTGCAGCTTTTCCCCTTCTGCAATTTACGAATGTGACAGCGTTCCATTGTAACTACTGCCCTGACATGTTTGGAGACATTAACTCTTTGCAGGAACACATTAGAGTGTCACACTGTCTGCCTGGGGCGATTATGGCAGGGTCCACCACATTAG AGGGGAACCATGCCTTCTTTTGCAACCAGTGCTCCATGGGATTCCTGACGGAGTCTTCGTTGACGGAACACATTCAACAGACTCACTGTACCTCAGCGGTGGCGGGCGGGGCCGCCTGTGGGGGAGCCGTGGCCAAATTGGAGTCTCCCGTGCTACAGTCCGCGTCCCAATCGTTCATGGAG GTTTACTCTTGCCCATATTGCACCAATTCTCCAATCTTTGGGTCACTCCTCAAGCTCACCAAGCACATAAAGGAGAACCACAAGAACATTCCCTTAGCGAACAACAAGAGACAGGCAAAGGTGGCTGACCTCAGCCCCACCTCCTCCGATGTGGAGATCTCCTCGCCGAAGCGCCACCGACTGGGAGGGGACTCCACGCCTTCCTTAGGGAGCAACGGCGACTATCCATGCAACCAGTGTGATATGCGATTTTCCAGCTTTGAGGGATTCCAAGCCCACCTGAAGTCCCATTTGGAGATGCTACTGAGGCGCCAGTCCTGCCCCCAGTGTAACAAAGAGGACTTTGAATCCCAGGAGGCATTACTGCAGCACCTGACTGTGCACTACATGACCACATCGACTCAGTACATGTGTGAGAGCTGTGACAAGCAGTTCTCCTCGGTGGATGATCTGCAGAAGCACCTGTTGGACATGCACACATTTGTGCTGTACCACTGTACCCTCTGCCAGGAGGTCTTTGACTCCAAGGTCTCGATACAG gtgCATTTAGCTGTAAAACACAGCAACGAAAAGAAGCTGTTTCGCTGTACAGCCTGCGCTTGGGACTTCAGGAAGGAGACAGAACTTCAGCTCCATGTTAAGCACAGCCATGTGGGCCAGAGGTCAGGCCTCCCTGGAGGGCTCGGAGCAG GTCTCAAGCCCAGGAAGTGCATCTTCTGTGGAGAGACGTTTGGAACGGAGGTGGAACTCCAGTGTCACATCACCACTCACAGCAAGAAGTTCACATGTCGCTTCTGCGGCAAATCCTTCCACGCCATCTCACTGTTAGAACGACACCTCAGGGAGAAACACTGTATCTTTGACGGAGGCAGCGTCACCGGTAACGGAGGTGGCACGGAGAGCTGCAGCAGCCAGAACGGCACACCAAATGGACTGACTCAGTCTGtcaagagaggaggaggaagcacaGGCGGTGGAAGTGCGGGTGCAGCGGAAAGAACCACGGTGGCACCTGCGGAACAAGCCGACCTTCCGAACATGATGCTGAAGAACAGTGTTGCCGGGGGAGGAGGAGAGACGGCCAACAACCACGAAGCCAGCGGGGGTGAGGAGGAGCTGGACAATTCCGAGCCCATGTATGCCTGCGACATTTGCGGAGCCGCCTACACCATGGAGTCGCTTCTTCAGAACCATCGGTTGCGGGATCATAACATCCGACCGGGAGAGGATGACGCTG GTTCTCGAAAGAAGAAGGCCGACTTCATCAAGGGGAACCACAAGTGCAACATCTGTTCCAGAACTTTCTTCTCCGAGACCGGGCTTCGCGAGCACGCCCAGACACACCGCGGCCCCGCCAAGCACTACATGTGTCCAATATGTGGCGAGCGATTCCCCTCTCTTTTAACCCTCACAGAACACAAG GTGACTCACAGTAAAAGCCTGGACACAGGAACCTGTCGAATCTGTAAGATGCCcctgcacagtgaggaggagtTTATCGAGCACTGCCAGATGCACCCTGACCTCCGAAACTCCCTCACGGGCTTCCGCTGCGTGGTCTGCATGCAGACTGTCACTTCCACCCTGGAGCTTAAGATCCACGGCACTTTCCACATGCAGAAGCTCTCCACCGGTTCTGGTCTTGGAGGGACCGGAGGGGGCTCTGGGAATGGAGCAGGGAACGGTTCGTCCTCTTCTTCCCCCAACGGCCAGCTGCAGCATCACAAGCTGTATAAGTGCGCCTTCTGCCTAAAGGAGTTCAAGAACAAAGGAGAGCTGGTGAAGCTGGATGTCAACGGCCTGCCTTATGGACTTTGTGCCAGCTGCATGAGCAG GGGAACTAATGGCCAGAGCACCAACCAAGGAGGTGCTCTCACACCCGGGGATACGCAAGGAGAGAAGCCTGTGTCTGGGCTGAGGTGTCCCGAGTGTGGGGTGAAGTTCGAAAGCCTGGAGGACTTGGAGAGTCACGTCCAGACTGATCACCCCGAAGTCAGCCCTGAAACGAGTTCAGCGGGGAAGAAGGCGGAGGCTTCACCTGCACCTAAG AAAAAGACCTACCAGTGTATTAAGTGCCAAATGACATTTGAGACGGAGCGAGAGATCCAGATTCATGTTGCAAATCACATGATTG